The Orcinus orca chromosome 1, mOrcOrc1.1, whole genome shotgun sequence DNA window GAACTTCCAGTGTTTCAATAACCTCTGGAAGACCCTCAATCACAGATAGTAACGTACGATCATGGACTGTCCAACATGATTGTGATGtatgttttttgcatgttttgttttgactTAGCttataaatgttttgaaaatttacAGACATTTCCCCATGAATAGTGTTGAACAAAGAACTGAGAGTATTTAGAGCACTTCGGAGCTCTTTTACTTCTTTGCAAAACCTAATCACCGCCAAATCCAAAAAATGTGCATAACAATGCAGGTATAAAGCTCTTGGCTCTTCCTTCTTGAATTCTGctgcaattttattaaattttcccCTCCAGTTACTGGTGCTATCATAGGCCTGGCCTCGTATTTTATCCAAATCAACTCCAATTTGCTGCAGGTAAGTTTTAATACTCCTGTGTAAGTTGGTCCCAGTCATCTCTTCAACATCTATGAAACCCAAAAATCTTTCTTTAATTAATATAGCCtttgatgttttctgtgggtatcTTACACAAATAGAGAATTGCCCTTTAGTGGCACTATCAGTTGTTTCATCACATATTATTGAAAAAGCTGAGGAGACATTGATCTCATTTACAATATCTTGTAACATTTCAGTCtttattatttcaataatatCATTTTGAATTTGTGTACTATTGTAGAAGTCAACTTGTGAATTCGTAAGTCGAaatatttcttctcctttatcttttgcTCGGATTTCTAACAATTCTAAAAAATtgcctttattcacagatgaaacAGACTGGTCATTTCCTCTTAAGAGTAAACACTGCtttccaagaaataaaatattttcaattataaGCTTTAGGTACTTTTTATTTCCCTCAATCTGTTTTGAATGATTAGATAAACTGTCATTAACGGCTTCATCACAAAACTGGTATTCCCTCCAAAATTGCAATGACTTTGAATGCATTTCACTTTTTTCATGCTTTCTGAATTTTTCCAGAGTTTTTTTCCAATTGGAAATTCCTTGGGCTGCAAATGACTCTCCTCCATAGCTAAATTTTTTTTGGCAGAACAACTGACACGAATAACAGAATATCACATCCTTTTTAATACTGTTTTCTAATTGCTGAAAATTTGAACACCAAGATTTTTTAATACTTCGTGATTTACCTTTAACTTTTTGTACTTTGGATGTAAATTTTGGGTGACGTAGTCCATCTCTTATTTTCATGGATTTCATACTGTTTGTAGCATCTTGGTTTGACACATGATCTTTTTGTACTTCTATACTGGAGCCAGTTGTATGCTGACTGAGTACTGATGAAGATGGTGCAAGGCTTGGCTGTTCCACATTACTATTAGCAACACCATTACTTGATTCACTGGGTGAAGTCTTAGAAATCTTGggagaaaatgacaaaataacatttctttgaACAGTTTTCAAATAATCAATTAAAATATCGAACATATCCAttctaataacaaaaaaaatcaatgggtGAGTAACAGTATGAGCTCCACTAGGGGGAAACATTAACAATTATTTATAACTTAGTATTCTTATTAATCATTTCAAGTCAAACTTGAGATTTGGGAAACTGAACGTGAATAACAAAAGGTGTTTATTGCTCTACATTTTTGAGCTCTATGATCAAATCAGGAATGAATATGCtcaaatacacacatgcacaatatgtttaaaaaagaaagcttaaaaaAGATAGTagcaaaaacaattaagaataaaacTTACATCCTCAACATTTGCTGTTACTGAAGAAACTGTACCTgttaaaataaagcataaattCTAGATCTTATACCATAATCTATAAAATAGCATCATTAACTATATAATTGCTTATTTCATATTAGGCaaccaaaagaaaacttaaaGACAGATTCTATATTCTAATCAAGTATGGCAAAACAGTGTATATGTCAAAGAATGTCACATCAATTTTTACCTTGTAATACATCAGAGTTCATGACGGGCAGGGCTTCATGAGTATCTGCCAATGACACTATATTGCTTATAACTGGAGTTGTATCTTTCTTCGGAGAAAGGAGATCTGTTGAAGCATCATGCACCATGGAAACATTTactgataaaaattaaatgatatctTATAAACCAGGCAGAATCAATCAGTCAGAAAGCACTGTTTAATTACAAGTGTTTCAACGAATAACGcaaatatctatcaataattgCTTTAAGTATTAGTGGGTACTGGAGTAATTTTTATTAGGGCTTAGGAATATCCAGGTTCTTTAGGATAAGATTAATATCAACATTAAACAGATAATTTACATTTCCcatcattttatatcttttaccTTTGCACGCAGTTTATCAGTCCTTTTATACTATTTGCTTGAACTGTCAAGCAAATCTTTACTGTGAAATTACCCATGAAGAACATTGCTAGAGAATCTCCTAATGGGTATCATTTCTAACCATTCCAGGATTCATAAACTCAATATGAATGGAGCTGAGTTGGTGTCTAAGCTAGTATTAAAGAGCTTTCTATAATAAGCCAGTCTGCATGATGCACAAGCCCCAGGGGAATCATTCATTCCACCGTCTATGAAATTAGCACCACTGGTCCTATATGAGGCTCTTTGATAGAATACACAGTTGGCTCTGgattctctgtccctttctatTAGTGAACATCAAAGTATTTCCGACTAGCTCTACTCCATGTGAAAAATGTAACTAATAGCCTTGTTTTTACAAAGCAGGGCTAACTAGAAGATTCTATATTCTAATATGACAAtctttacaaataaatattaaatctcTGGTGATGAAGTAGCCTTCCTTTTATGCAAAAATACTGGAAACTGTTCTTTAAAACAAGTTTTAGATTGTTTTGACTTTTAAGTCAGTTTAATTTAGAAATGAATCAAGGTTATAAATTAAAGGAAAGTAGTAATATTCTTCAACAGTTACTAAATCTCTGGTAACTGCTAAAAAAAACAGTACCTGTAGAAGATTCCATCTTAGCTTTACTGTAAGCAGAGAAACAATGAACAGAGCAGAAAAGCTCTGTCTTCCCCGAGTCATTGGTAGTCTCAATCATTTCGTCTGAGGGTTTCAGTGATTTGCAAAGAACAGATGTAAGTGTTTTGGCTGGTTTCTGTTAGAGagtaaaataatattcatattcCTGGTATATGACATATGCTCACAACCATTGCTTAGTTGAAATATTATAATAACAATGAAGTCATATTTTTGTACTttcttaaaaacaggaaaaaggcaCTTATAGATTGTAATGACTAAAATGAAGGAAACTGATCAATCTATTAGGTAACTATTTGTATTATTTGTCAGGTATATTAATAGCTATAACAATACATATGCAAGCAATGAAGAAAGTGGTCataaaagatgttcatcatcCCAGGCAACTAAAGCCAACTGGACAAATCAACAAAAGTCTTATAATTACAGGTCTGTCTTTAATGCCAACTTGCGCATCAACTAAGGAAAGCCTTTTACTGGTGCTAAGGAGGAGCCAAAAAAGGGTGCCTAACACACATTACAAGATGCTGTGGGAAACACTGTTTTGCTAGCCTAACTTCATGGTGAAAATTCAAGCACGTTGTAAAAAAGCAGCACACAAGCAGTAAGAGGTACAGAACATAGTGCATTCTGTAAGCAGTAAGGTTGCAaaggaaaaggatagaaaatggGGAGGTTCACCACCTACTCTTCCGGGTGAAACAGGAGCCATCATTCCTGGACTTAATACTAAGTTAACACTAACGACAATGATGAAATGGAACAGCTTTTAGGGGTACACAAAGtgcaaagacaaatgaaaatcttacacagattttctttttctgggaaagAATGGGATATTGGCAAAggaacaatgaaacaaaaagtagagtgtaattttgaaaattactatttttgtCCCTTATTAGTAGGAATTTTCATATTTTACGAAATATAACAACTCACCAATGTTTACATTAACCAACAGTAGTGGTATAATTTATAACTAATTTATTACTCATGTGGGAAAGCTAATACTTAACTAATGTACTCTAGTAAGAAGATatggccagggacttccctggtggcacagtggttgagaagaTTCACAAAACATtaatatctatcaatatttaaagTATCCCTGTATGTTGACCCAGAAATTCATACTTTTAagaattttgggggcttccctggtggtgcagtggttaagaatccgcctgccaatgcaggggacacagttcaagtcctggtctgggaagatcccacatgctgcagagcaactaagcccacgcgccacaactactgagcctgcgtgccacacctactgaagcccacgtgcctagagcccatgctccgcaacaagagaagccaccgcaatgagaagcccgcacaccacaacgtgcagtgagtagcccccactcactgtaactagagaaagcccacacgtggcagtgaagacccaacgcagcaataaataaataaataagttaattaatttttaaaaagatgtggccaaaataattacaattataccaatcaacttttaaaaataaaaagtcacccCATTTTTGCATTTTTGGATTCATAAGTTTGAGtgctttactaattttttttttttttttggccacgctgtgcagcttgcaggatcctagttccctgaccagggactgaacccaggcccttgtcagtaaaagcgcagagtcccagccactggaccgccggggaatctAATTCTTGATTACAGTTCACTAACAATATGGATTTTCTACATTATCACAATCACACAATATCTTAAATGCAGCAGGGCATAGTGTTAGGTGGTGCTTCTTAACTCATCTAGCCAAATAAGCCGTGCCCCATCACATATGCTGAATAACTGAGTACTCAAATACAGGCTCTTAAAAACAGGAGAAGGTCTATTTATTGAGTGTGAggggtaaagaaagaaaagaaggaatggcATTAACTGCTTTCAGACAAAGGGTTCTATGCTCTCTGTTCTCCCATTTCTGGTCCCAAGGCAGGGTACTCTCATGGTGTGGGCATTCTGTCATAGAAAAGCTGTGGCTCACAAATGACCTATTTGAACTGTGGCTTGTTAAGACTCCCATCTTCAGTTGCTTGTTTTTAAGGAAGAATTTATAGGGATACAATTGGGTCTCAAAGCGTCACCAGAACAAGCAAGACATGGGACAGTCCACCTCATGAAAGGGGCTCAGACCACTATTGTGTTCAGCTCACTTAGTCCTGCAAAGCAGGGCCAGCTTCTCTGCTCTCAGAGCCACCCATCCAAGGCTCTCCTATCAGAAATAGGGGATTATTTCTCATTGGTTTATTGCCTACTAGGACTCCTGATTCAGAAAAAAGCATGTGACATTCTTGATTTATCTTAACCTTGCTTAGGTGTAAGAAATacatggaattaaaaaataaaaaacatttctgtGGTTGAGTCCTACTGACCAATAGACTATTGTTATGCTTGCTATCTAACTTATAAATAAGCTTCCCTCTGATTGCCTTTTCTTCAAGACAAGATCATCACCCTGAGATTCTTTAGGAAAATCTCCATGCAGCAT harbors:
- the ZMYM1 gene encoding zinc finger MYM-type protein 1 isoform X3; this translates as MKESTTDGECDKAVAPQLKRLDEIKAEPDNAQEYCQAQQPKTQENDLKINTTFSDNASPMTTGIQLSLASSGMNKMLPSVSTTAIQVSCSGCKKILQKGQTAYQRKGSTQLFCSTPCITEYISSLNSPALPKRTCSNCSKDIVNLKDVISMQLEDTTTSKTFCSQSCLSSYEEKRKPFDTICTNSIPAKCSMCQKTTVKPAKTLTSVLCKSLKPSDEMIETTNDSGKTELFCSVHCFSAYSKAKMESSTVNVSMVHDASTDLLSPKKDTTPVISNIVSLADTHEALPVMNSDVLQGTVSSVTANVEDISKTSPSESSNGVANSNVEQPSLAPSSSVLSQHTTGSSIEVQKDHVSNQDATNSMKSMKIRDGLRHPKFTSKVQKVKGKSRSIKKSWCSNFQQLENSIKKDVIFCYSCQLFCQKKFSYGGESFAAQGISNWKKTLEKFRKHEKSEMHSKSLQFWREYQFCDEAVNDSLSNHSKQIEGNKKYLKLIIENILFLGKQCLLLRGNDQSVSSVNKGNFLELLEIRAKDKGEEIFRLTNSQVDFYNSTQIQNDIIEIIKTEMLQDIVNEINVSSAFSIICDETTDSATKGQFSICVRYPQKTSKAILIKERFLGFIDVEEMTGTNLHRSIKTYLQQIGVDLDKIRGQAYDSTSNWRGKFNKIAAEFKKEEPRALYLHCYAHFLDLAVIRFCKEVKELRSALNTLSSLFNTIHGEMSVNFQNIYKLSQNKTCKKHTSQSCWTVHDRTLLSVIEGLPEVIETLEVLSSHSSNTSLADELSDLLALVSKFEFIFCLKFLYRVLSVTGILSKELQSETIDIFSLSSKIEAILECLSSERNDTYFKTIWDGAEEVCQKITCKGFEVERPSFQKRRKIQKTIDPSNSDSMFFPTSTEEQYKINIYYQGLDTILQNLKLCFSEFDYCKMKQISELLLKWNEPLNEATAKDVQEFYKLDADIIPELRFYRQYAKLNFVLDYDCISFSSLGHLFIQHGLHNNIPCISVLLYIALSWPVTSASVENSFSTLSRLKTYLCHTRGQEKLSGLALMAVEQELVNKLMEPERLNGTVEKFILQVKEI
- the ZMYM1 gene encoding zinc finger MYM-type protein 1 isoform X4, encoding MQLEDTTTSKTFCSQSCLSSYEEKRKPFDTICTNSIPAKCSMCQKTTVIQYEVKYQNMKRSLCSNACFSKFHSANNLIMNCCENCGAYCSTSSSLFHILHMEAQSHYFNSSKRITAYKQKPAKTLTSVLCKSLKPSDEMIETTNDSGKTELFCSVHCFSAYSKAKMESSTVNVSMVHDASTDLLSPKKDTTPVISNIVSLADTHEALPVMNSDVLQGTVSSVTANVEDISKTSPSESSNGVANSNVEQPSLAPSSSVLSQHTTGSSIEVQKDHVSNQDATNSMKSMKIRDGLRHPKFTSKVQKVKGKSRSIKKSWCSNFQQLENSIKKDVIFCYSCQLFCQKKFSYGGESFAAQGISNWKKTLEKFRKHEKSEMHSKSLQFWREYQFCDEAVNDSLSNHSKQIEGNKKYLKLIIENILFLGKQCLLLRGNDQSVSSVNKGNFLELLEIRAKDKGEEIFRLTNSQVDFYNSTQIQNDIIEIIKTEMLQDIVNEINVSSAFSIICDETTDSATKGQFSICVRYPQKTSKAILIKERFLGFIDVEEMTGTNLHRSIKTYLQQIGVDLDKIRGQAYDSTSNWRGKFNKIAAEFKKEEPRALYLHCYAHFLDLAVIRFCKEVKELRSALNTLSSLFNTIHGEMSVNFQNIYKLSQNKTCKKHTSQSCWTVHDRTLLSVIEGLPEVIETLEVLSSHSSNTSLADELSDLLALVSKFEFIFCLKFLYRVLSVTGILSKELQSETIDIFSLSSKIEAILECLSSERNDTYFKTIWDGAEEVCQKITCKGFEVERPSFQKRRKIQKTIDPSNSDSMFFPTSTEEQYKINIYYQGLDTILQNLKLCFSEFDYCKMKQISELLLKWNEPLNEATAKDVQEFYKLDADIIPELRFYRQYAKLNFVLDYDCISFSSLGHLFIQHGLHNNIPCISVLLYIALSWPVTSASVENSFSTLSRLKTYLCHTRGQEKLSGLALMAVEQELVNKLMEPERLNGTVEKFILQVKEI